A single Sporosarcina sp. FSL W8-0480 DNA region contains:
- a CDS encoding NlpC/P60 family protein, producing the protein MKAIKIALILLLIASVLPTLQAKATSGNIDEFALNFEGTPYKFAGNTPEEGFDCSGFIVYVFNHFNIQLPRTSEGQFSHGTPIEAEELQPGDLVFFKDTYKPGISHTGIYLGDNQFISAENEKRGVAKAKLFGHPYWEPRYIGAKRLTDTYPNPSPSPSPNLSPTIPDIQEKSFVDVDAKHPAYNAILNLSGSGIINGFPNDEFKPEETITRGQAAAMLNRVLKLTPTNVEIVFKDVDKNHQFAIHIAAMNEADILRGYENGNFGLNDHLTRTQLAVIVDRAFSLQEKAKGQVRVSSYNDIPSTYWAMNSINALKQLDKTGVFQTPTYEFTKIVTRAEFAAAVYSSINAN; encoded by the coding sequence ATGAAAGCGATTAAAATTGCGCTTATCCTTCTATTAATAGCGAGCGTGCTTCCTACTTTGCAAGCAAAAGCAACGTCCGGAAACATAGATGAATTTGCACTGAACTTCGAAGGGACTCCCTACAAATTTGCAGGCAACACACCCGAGGAAGGTTTCGACTGCTCGGGCTTCATCGTATACGTATTCAACCATTTCAATATCCAACTTCCAAGGACGTCAGAAGGACAGTTCAGCCATGGCACGCCTATTGAAGCCGAAGAGTTGCAACCGGGAGATCTCGTATTCTTCAAAGATACGTACAAACCCGGAATCTCTCACACTGGCATCTACTTGGGTGACAATCAATTCATCTCCGCCGAAAACGAAAAGCGCGGAGTCGCCAAAGCGAAATTATTCGGCCATCCATACTGGGAGCCGCGGTATATTGGAGCAAAACGTCTAACGGATACGTATCCGAATCCAAGTCCAAGTCCAAGTCCAAACCTATCACCGACTATACCGGATATTCAGGAAAAATCATTTGTCGATGTGGACGCCAAGCACCCTGCCTACAATGCAATCCTGAATTTAAGCGGCTCAGGCATTATCAACGGATTTCCAAATGACGAATTCAAACCGGAAGAAACAATCACCCGTGGACAAGCAGCAGCCATGTTGAACCGCGTATTGAAACTAACACCAACGAATGTAGAAATAGTATTCAAAGACGTCGATAAAAATCATCAGTTCGCAATCCATATTGCAGCAATGAACGAAGCAGATATTTTAAGAGGGTACGAGAACGGAAACTTCGGACTAAACGATCATCTGACACGCACCCAGTTAGCAGTAATCGTCGACCGCGCTTTCAGCCTACAAGAGAAAGCAAAAGGACAAGTTCGTGTCTCTTCCTACAACGACATCCCGTCAACGTACTGGGCCATGAACTCAATCAACGCCCTCAAACAGTTAGACAAAACAGGCGTCTTCCAAACGCCAACATACGAATTCACCAAAATCGTAACAAGAGCCGAATTCGCAGCTGCCGTATACAGCTCTATCAACGCAAATTAA
- the csaB gene encoding polysaccharide pyruvyl transferase CsaB translates to MKIVISGFYGLGNTGDEAILKAIVDNLRAELDNPDITVFSLSPDKTSKEHGVKSVYRGWRHENKEKVAALRKADLLISGGGGLLQDTYPTKFLFGPLPYYLLIVLLAKLCGTKVMFFSQGIGPVTSGWGKFLMRAIANKADFVTVRDEYSKKYLENLKVTKPETVVTADIVFAYKPTEDHVAYASLGLKGDERLVAVAPRPWFDHEDEYIEKLAWVLDELIEQRGVLPVFVPMEPPYDTNVSKKVMAKMKHPNKTRLLGDSFTPNEFYNFISRTELTIALRLHALIFAALSNVPHIGLSYDQKVESFLKRSGMWDRSFPLGDFTKEALLENALYVLDNGAETREMIAPKVDVLRQEALRNVDLLRERFLNGGR, encoded by the coding sequence TTGAAAATAGTCATTTCGGGCTTTTATGGTCTTGGTAATACGGGTGATGAGGCCATTTTGAAAGCGATTGTTGATAATTTACGTGCTGAGCTTGATAATCCGGACATTACGGTGTTTTCGCTCTCCCCTGATAAGACATCAAAGGAGCATGGGGTGAAGTCGGTTTACCGTGGCTGGCGTCATGAGAATAAGGAAAAGGTTGCCGCGTTGCGAAAGGCGGATTTGTTGATCTCCGGGGGCGGCGGTTTGCTTCAGGATACATATCCGACGAAGTTTTTATTTGGTCCGCTTCCTTATTATTTACTCATTGTTTTATTGGCGAAGCTATGCGGAACGAAAGTCATGTTCTTCTCACAAGGGATCGGACCGGTTACAAGCGGTTGGGGCAAGTTCCTTATGCGCGCGATTGCGAATAAGGCTGATTTCGTTACTGTAAGGGACGAGTATTCGAAAAAGTATCTTGAGAATTTAAAGGTGACGAAGCCTGAGACAGTTGTTACTGCCGATATCGTTTTCGCTTATAAGCCTACAGAAGATCATGTGGCATATGCTTCACTTGGTCTGAAAGGTGATGAGCGCCTTGTCGCGGTTGCACCTCGTCCTTGGTTTGATCATGAAGATGAGTATATTGAGAAGCTTGCATGGGTGTTGGACGAGCTGATTGAACAGCGGGGCGTTCTGCCTGTTTTCGTTCCAATGGAGCCTCCGTACGATACGAATGTTTCGAAAAAAGTGATGGCGAAGATGAAACATCCTAATAAGACACGTTTGTTGGGTGATTCATTCACACCGAATGAGTTTTATAACTTCATTTCAAGGACTGAGTTGACGATTGCATTGCGATTGCATGCGTTGATATTCGCAGCTTTATCGAATGTACCACATATCGGATTGAGCTATGACCAGAAAGTCGAAAGCTTTTTGAAGCGCTCCGGAATGTGGGATCGCTCTTTCCCGCTTGGAGATTTCACGAAAGAGGCACTTCTTGAAAATGCCCTTTACGTACTTGACAATGGTGCTGAAACGAGAGAGATGATTGCACCGAAAGTTGACGTGTTGCGCCAAGAAGCATTGCGTAATGTCGATTTACTACGTGAACGTTTTTTGAATGGAGGACGTTGA
- a CDS encoding glycosyltransferase family 4 protein produces MKILLATAYDYPHLGGLSVHLTTLKAGLESRGHSVDIVSFSDVPKWKRDGVVRGPAFVFNKVKKGSGYVWTLKRRKDELESLIKEKVKDGGYDLINAQDAFTTLAALESDVPVVSTVHGYLTFEGISKGTVIEGSVEADQLMEAERQSYKATREVITVDTRIKDYIEKETGVVGNMIKNFIDVESFKPEMERRDEFREKYGFAKDDMIFFVPRRLTKKNGVIYPILSLPAVLEKFPKARVVFAGTGEMADEMKAKANELGISDRVTLVGAVDHSDILEYYALANVALVPSIYSAGVEEATSISALEAMGSGAPLIACAVGGLKEIIDDGVDGLLVEEQNVEALSDAMIRLLEDPVYAQKLADAARAKIVADYSHFAAAEKYEAIYLKALGKQ; encoded by the coding sequence TTGAAAATTTTATTAGCTACTGCATATGATTATCCCCATTTGGGCGGGTTATCAGTCCATTTGACAACTTTAAAGGCTGGACTTGAATCACGAGGACATTCTGTCGATATTGTTTCGTTTTCGGATGTTCCGAAGTGGAAGCGTGATGGTGTTGTCCGTGGACCGGCATTTGTTTTCAATAAAGTGAAGAAAGGCTCGGGGTATGTCTGGACGTTGAAACGGCGGAAGGATGAGCTTGAGTCGTTGATAAAGGAGAAAGTTAAGGACGGCGGATATGATCTGATTAACGCGCAAGATGCTTTTACGACGCTTGCTGCGCTTGAATCGGATGTGCCTGTCGTCAGTACGGTTCATGGGTATTTGACTTTCGAGGGAATTTCTAAGGGTACGGTAATTGAGGGTTCTGTGGAAGCGGATCAGCTGATGGAGGCGGAACGTCAGTCGTATAAGGCGACGCGTGAAGTGATTACGGTCGACACGCGGATTAAGGATTATATTGAGAAGGAAACTGGCGTTGTTGGGAATATGATTAAGAACTTCATCGATGTTGAGTCGTTTAAGCCTGAGATGGAGCGCCGTGATGAGTTCCGTGAGAAGTATGGATTTGCGAAGGATGATATGATTTTCTTCGTTCCGCGTCGTTTGACGAAGAAGAACGGTGTAATTTATCCGATTTTGTCGTTGCCAGCGGTTCTTGAGAAGTTCCCTAAGGCACGTGTTGTTTTTGCGGGGACTGGTGAGATGGCGGACGAGATGAAGGCGAAGGCAAATGAGCTTGGAATTTCGGATCGTGTGACGTTGGTTGGCGCGGTGGATCATTCGGATATCCTTGAGTATTATGCGTTGGCGAATGTTGCTCTTGTTCCGTCGATTTACTCGGCGGGTGTAGAGGAAGCGACGTCGATTTCCGCGCTTGAGGCGATGGGTTCTGGTGCTCCGTTGATTGCTTGTGCGGTTGGCGGGCTGAAGGAGATTATCGATGATGGCGTAGATGGTTTGCTTGTTGAGGAGCAGAATGTTGAGGCGCTGAGTGATGCGATGATCCGTTTGTTAGAGGATCCTGTTTATGCGCAAAAGTTGGCTGATGCAGCGCGGGCGAAGATTGTTGCGGATTATTCGCATTTTGCTGCTGCGGAGAAGTATGAGGCGATTTATTTGAAGGCGCTTGGTAAGCAGTGA
- a CDS encoding WecB/TagA/CpsF family glycosyltransferase — MKETYLGVHVSPLTYEGIINEIKTRMTAGQQSTIIAVNPEKVMAAQKNPEVKQLINGSTFQIPDGVGILLASKMKNGKIHSRVTGVDMMARLLKFAADEDHPIYLYGAKKEVVQKAAENIKQQNPGITIAGITDGYEQDETALIKRINESGAEIIFVALGSPKQELWIKRNMDNLKNVLVFQGVGGSFDVFSGTVKRAPALFRNTGTEWLYRLASDPKRIKRQMNLPLFLMNILFNRRN; from the coding sequence ATGAAAGAAACCTACCTTGGCGTCCATGTGTCGCCACTTACATATGAAGGAATCATCAACGAAATAAAAACCCGCATGACAGCCGGCCAGCAATCGACTATCATCGCCGTCAACCCGGAAAAAGTCATGGCCGCGCAAAAAAATCCAGAAGTGAAGCAACTTATTAATGGATCAACGTTTCAAATACCAGACGGTGTAGGTATACTACTTGCATCCAAAATGAAGAATGGAAAAATCCATTCCCGCGTAACCGGTGTCGACATGATGGCAAGACTGCTTAAATTTGCCGCAGACGAAGATCATCCCATCTATTTATACGGCGCAAAAAAAGAAGTCGTCCAAAAAGCCGCCGAAAATATAAAACAACAAAATCCCGGCATCACCATTGCAGGGATAACAGACGGGTATGAACAAGATGAAACAGCACTCATCAAGCGAATTAACGAAAGTGGAGCTGAAATCATTTTCGTCGCCCTTGGAAGTCCGAAACAAGAACTTTGGATAAAACGAAACATGGACAACCTGAAGAACGTCTTAGTATTTCAAGGGGTCGGTGGAAGCTTCGATGTATTTTCTGGAACGGTCAAACGGGCACCAGCCCTATTCAGAAATACAGGTACGGAGTGGCTTTACAGATTGGCAAGCGATCCAAAACGCATAAAGCGCCAAATGAACTTGCCCCTCTTCCTCATGAACATACTATTTAATAGAAGAAACTAA
- a CDS encoding nucleotide sugar dehydrogenase, whose product MKKSICIVGLGYIGLPTAVMFANHGHQVHGVDVNESVVESIRNKKLHIEENGLQERLDAAIDSNSLTVSTTPVKADVFIIAVPSPIREDKTANLEYIRSASKAIAPFVEKGNLVILESTVPPRTVQDVVIPELIPSGLEIGTDLFVSHSPERVIPGRVFEELISNDRIIGGINEESARMTSDLYRSFVKGQMHETDDTTAELVKVMENTYRDVNIALANELAKLSATIGVNVWEAIRLANFHPRVNIHQPGPGVGGHCIAVDPWFLVELNPEIAKIINLSRKTNDGMPAYTANLLTTILQAKGIETHYAKVAVLGLAFKGNIDDMRESPSIDVVEELQKKELNVVAFDPHIKKNNLEVQTQSMEEALQEAVAAIILTSHDEFTYLDPNEIADIMENKIIIDTKQCIDREKWQAAGFEVYVLGDSKNSPF is encoded by the coding sequence ATGAAAAAGTCAATTTGCATCGTCGGTTTAGGATATATCGGATTACCAACAGCAGTCATGTTTGCGAACCACGGACATCAAGTTCACGGCGTCGATGTCAATGAAAGCGTAGTGGAAAGCATACGCAACAAAAAGCTTCATATAGAAGAAAATGGTCTTCAAGAACGATTGGATGCAGCAATCGACTCGAACTCATTAACTGTTTCCACAACACCAGTGAAAGCGGACGTGTTCATCATTGCAGTCCCTTCACCGATCAGAGAAGACAAAACAGCGAACCTTGAATACATCCGCAGTGCGTCGAAAGCAATTGCGCCATTCGTTGAAAAGGGGAACCTTGTCATTCTTGAGTCGACAGTTCCACCAAGAACTGTTCAAGACGTCGTCATTCCTGAACTTATCCCGTCCGGCCTTGAAATTGGTACCGACCTTTTCGTTTCCCATTCACCTGAACGGGTAATCCCTGGCCGCGTATTTGAAGAACTGATTTCAAATGACCGCATCATTGGTGGCATCAACGAAGAATCTGCAAGAATGACTTCTGATCTTTACCGTTCATTCGTCAAAGGTCAGATGCATGAAACAGACGATACAACTGCAGAACTCGTCAAAGTAATGGAAAACACATACCGTGACGTCAACATCGCATTGGCAAACGAACTTGCAAAACTATCGGCGACAATCGGCGTGAACGTTTGGGAAGCGATTCGTCTCGCAAACTTCCACCCACGCGTCAATATCCACCAACCAGGACCTGGAGTAGGTGGACATTGCATAGCAGTCGACCCGTGGTTCCTTGTTGAATTAAACCCGGAAATAGCAAAAATCATCAATCTATCACGCAAAACGAATGACGGAATGCCAGCGTACACTGCAAATCTATTAACGACAATCCTTCAGGCGAAAGGTATCGAAACACACTATGCAAAAGTCGCGGTTCTTGGCCTTGCATTCAAAGGAAATATCGATGACATGAGGGAAAGCCCATCCATCGATGTCGTTGAGGAACTTCAAAAGAAAGAGTTGAATGTAGTAGCATTCGATCCGCATATTAAAAAGAACAATCTTGAAGTCCAAACGCAGAGCATGGAAGAGGCTCTACAAGAAGCAGTGGCGGCTATCATCCTTACAAGCCATGATGAATTCACATATCTCGATCCGAATGAAATCGCCGATATCATGGAGAACAAAATCATCATCGATACGAAGCAATGCATCGACCGCGAAAAGTGGCAAGCGGCAGGTTTTGAAGTTTATGTATTAGGAGATTCAAAAAATAGTCCGTTTTAA
- a CDS encoding S-layer homology domain-containing protein: MKRKLAAMIVILMLLLQITPSVSHADELTGLTLEKELRELVSMGIIKGFSDGKIYPKADVSRGDFAAFLARTMKLSAEVPEFTDVNPSSAIASEIGAIQKSGIMKGTLDGRFMPTKLMTREEMAVTAARAIAYIGISVDAQEIVLTDESIFASAEGVNAAKIVFAAGIMNGTKVDPTRTIITFDPAGLSKRDQVAAVLSRFLAFRAKHELPELEPEEPSVPEKPTPPVAAPDKFQLAIVENKAMKLLDKKYDTYAEAVKAFTTSPIAEGIYQGKELLRIKSGMAFAQGPLGNATVIYSSPTFATQLTYIEAGREMGILEYAENYVKVQVGDTVGYVKHNQIDFVPVSISESKDYYIGNSAGELLHYTYNYLTHAYGAYSIGPVPEFMKIGTRYYSRDGVHFLDGSGKAVGTHHPYFQFQSIRSKTEYTAEELDAFILQIVAEKESTGLPKYAGATLNSKIIGLGSYIKEMEEYYRVNGLFILSAAMHESDFGMSKNAFEKNNLFGIRVFDSTPEAGEKYATPERSIEAFVLEYANKNYGIPGRPYAKGAVPGNKTVGFNVHYASDPTWGAKISGHMWRTDKALGSRDFNRYRLARTNVKSSLNVRTEPVVTPETVLFTYAERDLGRSGESGYPVAIVEQQKGADGYIWYKIFADSVTHDKSGQHIEFGWIRGDFVTDLNTK, from the coding sequence ATGAAACGCAAACTAGCAGCGATGATTGTCATCCTGATGCTACTACTACAAATAACACCCTCAGTCTCCCATGCGGATGAACTGACAGGTTTGACATTGGAAAAAGAACTACGTGAATTGGTCTCAATGGGAATCATCAAAGGATTCTCAGACGGTAAAATCTATCCGAAAGCCGACGTAAGCCGCGGAGACTTCGCAGCATTCCTTGCACGAACAATGAAACTATCAGCAGAAGTACCAGAATTCACCGATGTGAATCCATCTTCAGCAATCGCAAGTGAAATCGGCGCCATCCAAAAAAGCGGCATTATGAAAGGCACACTGGACGGCAGATTCATGCCAACGAAACTAATGACAAGGGAAGAAATGGCCGTTACTGCAGCACGCGCAATTGCCTACATCGGCATTTCAGTCGATGCACAGGAAATCGTTCTCACTGACGAATCCATATTCGCATCTGCAGAAGGAGTCAATGCAGCGAAAATCGTATTCGCGGCGGGAATCATGAACGGAACGAAAGTCGACCCGACGCGAACAATCATCACATTCGACCCAGCTGGACTTTCGAAAAGGGACCAAGTGGCGGCTGTACTTAGCCGATTCCTTGCATTCAGGGCAAAGCATGAACTTCCTGAATTAGAGCCGGAAGAGCCATCAGTACCGGAAAAACCAACTCCACCCGTAGCCGCACCGGATAAGTTCCAGCTTGCTATTGTTGAAAATAAAGCAATGAAGCTGTTAGACAAGAAGTATGATACGTACGCCGAAGCGGTCAAAGCATTTACTACAAGTCCAATCGCAGAAGGAATCTATCAGGGCAAAGAGTTGCTGCGCATTAAAAGCGGCATGGCATTCGCCCAAGGACCATTAGGCAATGCAACAGTCATCTATTCAAGTCCGACATTCGCTACACAGCTCACTTACATTGAGGCAGGGCGTGAAATGGGCATTCTTGAATACGCGGAAAACTATGTAAAAGTTCAAGTAGGCGACACAGTCGGCTATGTGAAACATAACCAAATAGATTTCGTGCCTGTATCTATCTCAGAATCCAAAGACTACTATATTGGCAACAGCGCAGGTGAGCTGCTTCATTATACGTACAACTACCTGACACATGCGTATGGGGCATACAGTATCGGCCCGGTTCCTGAATTCATGAAGATCGGAACTCGCTACTATTCAAGAGATGGTGTCCATTTCCTTGATGGTTCAGGCAAAGCAGTCGGCACACACCATCCATACTTCCAGTTCCAGTCGATTCGTTCGAAAACAGAGTATACTGCTGAAGAATTGGATGCTTTCATCCTTCAAATTGTCGCGGAAAAGGAAAGCACAGGACTTCCGAAATACGCAGGTGCAACATTGAATTCGAAAATCATTGGTCTCGGCTCCTACATTAAGGAAATGGAAGAGTACTACCGGGTAAACGGACTCTTCATCCTATCAGCCGCCATGCACGAAAGTGACTTCGGCATGAGTAAAAATGCATTCGAGAAAAACAATCTTTTTGGCATCAGAGTATTCGACAGCACACCAGAAGCAGGGGAGAAATACGCAACTCCTGAACGAAGCATCGAAGCATTCGTACTCGAGTACGCCAACAAAAACTACGGCATTCCGGGACGTCCTTATGCGAAAGGCGCGGTTCCTGGAAATAAAACCGTCGGCTTCAACGTCCATTACGCTTCCGACCCAACATGGGGAGCAAAAATCTCCGGACATATGTGGAGAACGGACAAAGCATTAGGCAGCAGGGACTTCAACAGATACCGACTTGCCAGAACAAATGTCAAATCATCGTTGAACGTCCGAACTGAACCGGTCGTAACGCCAGAAACAGTCCTCTTCACATACGCCGAACGCGACCTTGGTCGCAGCGGCGAAAGCGGCTATCCAGTAGCAATCGTCGAACAACAAAAAGGCGCAGACGGCTACATCTGGTACAAAATCTTCGCCGACTCCGTCACCCACGACAAATCCGGCCAACACATCGAATTCGGCTGGATCCGCGGCGACTTCGTCACAGACTTGAATACGAAATAA
- the murJ gene encoding murein biosynthesis integral membrane protein MurJ, which produces MSKLKKAALWTTLLALILKVSGFIRESIVAKEFGASHETDAYFLAFGFITLVVAMISTGFNNVFLPMYVKSRAGNPEHSDRNANALLNWTVLLFVFVSLFGWFFADWFVPFIYQKAVFETKMLAVEMTRLFFAFMTMIALSGLLDSYLQSRRIFVPSQMSKLLATLMAAVFAILFSDVWGIYSLVYGFITGTVMGVIVQVVALARSDYKWQPVFNMEKTFAKAFLVLIIPSLLNSVVGQVNMFVNRYFASGTEEAAVTYLNNSSLIISIPNAIYATTLAAIIFTLMSEQTEQLDKFKDTVFRGMEISLVTLLPISIGLLVVGEAVVSFIYERGKFTAFDTSNTYITLLLYLPIIVFQGMQLILSKSMYSRGKTAVVFRISVTTIAVNFILNWLLVDKYGYPALAISASVVSIYYFVVSMVVVYKDLGMAELKRVARMSSRVVGPAVVMGLAVWGAKVLLHAGDWYSLYQLAVLVPIGVVVYAVMIRVMYREGFNRFMGMLRRG; this is translated from the coding sequence ATGAGCAAATTGAAGAAGGCGGCTTTGTGGACGACGTTGCTTGCTCTTATTTTGAAGGTGTCGGGGTTTATTCGTGAGTCGATTGTTGCGAAGGAGTTTGGGGCATCGCATGAGACAGATGCTTATTTCTTGGCTTTCGGTTTTATTACGCTTGTCGTGGCGATGATTTCGACGGGCTTTAATAATGTGTTTTTGCCGATGTATGTGAAGAGCCGTGCGGGGAATCCGGAGCATAGTGACCGGAATGCGAATGCGCTTTTGAATTGGACGGTTTTATTATTTGTGTTTGTGAGCTTATTCGGGTGGTTTTTCGCGGATTGGTTCGTACCGTTTATTTATCAGAAAGCTGTTTTTGAAACGAAGATGCTTGCTGTTGAGATGACACGATTGTTTTTCGCGTTCATGACGATGATTGCGTTAAGTGGATTGCTTGACTCTTATTTGCAGTCACGGCGGATTTTCGTGCCATCGCAAATGTCGAAGTTGTTGGCGACGTTGATGGCGGCTGTGTTCGCAATTCTTTTCAGTGATGTATGGGGCATTTATTCTCTTGTTTACGGGTTTATTACCGGGACGGTGATGGGTGTTATTGTGCAGGTTGTTGCGCTTGCCCGCTCGGACTATAAATGGCAGCCGGTATTCAATATGGAGAAGACGTTCGCCAAGGCATTTTTGGTGCTGATCATTCCATCGCTATTGAATTCAGTTGTCGGTCAGGTGAACATGTTTGTGAACCGTTATTTTGCGTCCGGGACCGAGGAAGCGGCTGTTACATATTTGAACAACTCATCTTTGATTATCAGTATTCCGAATGCAATATATGCGACGACGCTTGCCGCCATCATTTTCACTTTGATGAGCGAGCAAACGGAGCAGCTGGATAAATTTAAGGATACTGTATTCCGCGGAATGGAGATATCACTGGTGACGCTATTGCCGATTTCAATTGGCTTGTTAGTCGTCGGAGAAGCGGTTGTATCTTTCATTTATGAACGTGGAAAGTTTACTGCGTTTGATACTTCCAATACGTATATCACATTGCTGCTTTATTTGCCGATTATCGTGTTCCAGGGGATGCAACTGATTTTGTCTAAATCGATGTATTCACGGGGCAAGACGGCGGTTGTTTTCCGGATTAGTGTGACGACGATTGCGGTGAATTTCATATTGAATTGGCTGTTGGTCGATAAGTACGGGTATCCGGCTCTTGCGATTTCGGCTTCGGTTGTCAGCATTTATTATTTTGTAGTATCGATGGTTGTTGTTTATAAGGACTTGGGTATGGCAGAGTTGAAGCGTGTTGCGCGGATGAGTTCCCGTGTTGTGGGGCCTGCGGTTGTAATGGGACTTGCAGTATGGGGAGCGAAGGTTTTGTTGCATGCCGGGGATTGGTATTCGCTTTATCAGTTGGCAGTGCTTGTGCCGATTGGCGTAGTTGTTTATGCGGTTATGATCCGGGTGATGTATCGTGAAGGGTTTAATCGATTTATGGGGATGTTGAGACGCGGGTAA